A stretch of the Microcoleus sp. bin38.metabat.b11b12b14.051 genome encodes the following:
- a CDS encoding vanadium-dependent haloperoxidase: MKLKSPKSLNPVIALISLVVSSIATASTISSNLQQIPLVSLLQPESAIAQTPIRQSGDAIVRWNALTLDIIKAEKTSPPMAARNLAMVHAAIYDAANAVSKTHKVYKVPVQPPTGTSAEAAAVAAAHRVLANLYPKQTATLDAAKTASLTAIAEGKSKTDGVQLGEFVADKILEWRKDDGANAEVTYTPTNQPGYWQPIPPDLKPASMPHWKNVKPFAMTKGSQFQIANMPTLTSEEYTAEFNKLKELGAKDSKIRTADQSAIAKFWLDSAGTVTPPGHWNQIAADIAIRRGNTFEQNVRLFAVLNIALADASIIDGDQKYTFNRWRPLTGIQQADKDGNPQTTADANWTPLLNTPSSPAYVSGHSTFGGAADAVLTALFGDNVSFTAVADASVNLQPRTFKSITEAAEEAGMSRVYGGAHWPSDNRDGLKAGRNLGKYVVEKF; encoded by the coding sequence ATGAAGTTAAAGTCGCCCAAGTCTCTGAATCCAGTTATAGCTCTGATTAGTCTGGTAGTTAGTTCGATCGCTACTGCCAGCACTATTAGTTCTAACTTGCAACAAATTCCCCTGGTTTCGCTACTGCAACCGGAAAGTGCGATCGCCCAAACCCCGATTCGCCAGTCTGGGGATGCGATCGTCCGCTGGAATGCTCTCACATTAGATATAATCAAAGCCGAAAAAACATCACCGCCAATGGCAGCCCGCAATTTAGCGATGGTTCACGCTGCGATTTACGATGCGGCGAACGCTGTTTCCAAAACTCACAAAGTATACAAAGTGCCAGTGCAACCTCCCACCGGTACATCAGCCGAAGCAGCAGCAGTAGCAGCAGCCCACCGCGTGTTAGCAAATTTGTACCCGAAACAAACAGCAACTTTAGATGCAGCAAAAACAGCATCTTTAACCGCCATAGCTGAAGGGAAATCAAAAACAGACGGCGTACAATTAGGAGAATTTGTAGCAGACAAAATCTTGGAATGGCGCAAAGATGACGGCGCAAATGCCGAGGTGACATATACTCCGACTAATCAACCCGGTTATTGGCAACCCATACCGCCAGATTTGAAACCAGCATCCATGCCACACTGGAAAAATGTCAAACCTTTTGCAATGACTAAAGGTTCGCAGTTTCAGATCGCAAATATGCCGACTTTGACTAGCGAAGAATACACAGCAGAGTTTAACAAACTCAAAGAATTAGGAGCAAAAGATAGTAAAATTCGGACAGCCGATCAAAGTGCGATCGCCAAATTTTGGCTGGACAGTGCAGGTACTGTTACTCCGCCCGGACATTGGAACCAAATTGCTGCTGATATTGCTATTCGTCGTGGTAATACTTTTGAGCAAAACGTGCGTTTATTTGCAGTGTTGAATATTGCCCTCGCCGATGCCAGCATCATTGACGGCGACCAAAAATACACCTTCAATCGGTGGCGACCACTTACTGGAATTCAGCAAGCAGATAAAGACGGCAATCCGCAGACAACAGCCGATGCAAATTGGACGCCTTTATTAAACACTCCATCTTCTCCTGCTTATGTTTCGGGACACAGTACCTTTGGCGGTGCAGCCGATGCAGTTTTGACGGCTTTATTCGGCGATAATGTGAGTTTTACCGCCGTCGCCGATGCTTCGGTAAATTTGCAGCCTCGGACTTTTAAAAGTATTACTGAAGCTGCGGAAGAAGCCGGGATGAGTCGCGTTTATGGTGGTGCTCATTGGCCGTCGGACAACCGAGATGGGTTGAAGGCGGGCAGGAATTTGGGCAAGTACGTTGTGGAGAAGTTTTAG